The following nucleotide sequence is from Pochonia chlamydosporia 170 chromosome 4, whole genome shotgun sequence.
CAGCAATTCGCCATTGATGACTGAACCAGGGGTCTCCACTGGGCCACCGAGTGGAAACGTTCCGTTTTCTCCATTTTCATGTTCGTTGGTCTTTAGTCTTTGGCCTCTGGGGCAGGGGACCTTGGTGCCAAGTTAACCGTAGGGCTGGCTGGTTTTGGTGAGAACTGAGAAGGATGACAAGTTGGGTTTGGCAGAAGCTTGGACTCAAACGGGTGTCAATTGGCGACAACTTGAACGAGAACGAGCAGCGGCACATCAACCCTCAACAAGGAAGGAGGCGGGGCAGGGCGTCGTTGATTCAGATTCGTGATTGGTCATGGAAGTGGCCGAAGATGGAGCACCCCTGTTTGTGCTGAGGCTGGAATAAAGAGTGGTGATTGGGTGGAAGAGGGGAGCTCGTTCAGACGTTGTTTGGATTGGTTGCTGGGCTTTGCGGGAGGTCTGATCGAGGGACTGGGGTGTCAGAGGCGCTTTTCCCGATGGGGAACGGACCGACGGGAAGTGCATTCGATCTTTGATAGCTTGGACCCGTTTGTGAAATCTGAATGGAGGCCAGGAGTGGCATTCGTGCGAATCATTTTCTGCTGCACAGGGCTGAGGCGGAGGACGGGGGGCAAATTGTCACGGCTTTACACGGGTGCGTGGTCTTGTTCTCCAGCggctgttgcatttgctgcgCCTTGGGAGGCCGATGCTACGTGAGATTCGGCTGTTCCAGTCTTGATTTCATGTAGAGCCCAACACAACGCGGCACGACACGACAGACACGACACGGCCTTGTCCGTGGGTATCTGATTTGAGACCCATGACATAGCTTTAATCTAGTCAGATGTCGTTGCCGTTCTCGTCAGATGTCGTTATCGTTCTGCTCCTTCGGCGAGATCGGCTTTTACGAACTAAACTCCTTACACTTACACAGGCGACAAACCCGTCCATCACTCATCGTACTCATCATACGAACATTAAGGAGTCATATCTCACCGGCAATGTAACCCTCAAACTCGTAGCCACCAAACTCTCCAAACTTACATGGCGCTTTCTCATCAGCCACCCCTTCGGGAGCGTTTGCCGGGCTCTCTTGTTCCCTCGATCTAGTcccctccatccatcatcttGGCAGACAAACAACTGTGAAAAGAAGCCTGTTTTTACTTATTTCCCCCTCGGCTCGCGTCAGTTTTAGCCCTGTGGTTCCacgcctccaccaccacaagtAAACGACCTTGCCTAATGCTGCCATGTTGTCACCAATCCCTTGTTACCTTGCCTCTCTCAACATGCAGGATCAATTCCGTAGTGTCCTTCTGTTCTGCTTCGGGCGCTACAATGCTCGCCGATTGGGCATCGCGGGTTTGTCGTGGCTGCAGGACCCTGCACTTTTGTGCCCGCCCAAAATAGAGTCCTGCATCTGGTTGCCTGGGTATTTGGGGGTTAAGAATTAAGGGCGAGATTATGGAGAATGAACGGGATTTCGGGAACTTTTTGTTGTTTGGGGTCTTGCGCTTGGATGGCGGAGTTGCGGATTGTAGAACACCCACACTTGGTTGGTTGTGAGGGAATGATAACCGTCGCTCTTGGGTATTTTGGTGAGACATTAGGAGGCGAAGATTGAGTGTAATGGGGGATGATGACTGCCGATTACCATTAAATATGCTTGTAGGGCTGACTTGTCTTAGAACTTTGGTATACGAGGCATCACCGCGTGTAAGCTGGAACAGCTGATACAGAAAATCCAGGAACAAATGCAGCAGTGGAAGCGGGGATGTGAACGCTCACGATGTTGCCCTACTCTCATACCTCGCAGACGAATTAGGCATGTCCGCAATGACGAAATAGGGAGTCAATTGTTCAAAATGGTTCGTCAAGATCCGGTATCCGTGTCTATAGCCGAGTTGCGAAGCGATATCCGGTGCTTCATATGAAAGATTCCTGGAAAAGACTAACACAACCAGTGGCAAGAGGTGTTTGCGCTACGGGCCAAGATGGAGAGCTCCATGGTAGCATGTCCGATGCCCTTGTTGACGAAAAAGTATCCGAGTATCCTCCTCATAGTGGGCCACAGAGCCGCAGAGCATTCAGAATGAACAACTAATCGTGACCACTCAATAAATCCGACAGGCGTCATCTCCACCGCTCCCTCGTCCACGTTCGATGCGCAGGACCAGAGTTCCACGTCCTGATGGACCCAAAGGGGTGCATACATACTTGGAAACTGCGCACTTCCCCAAATGGTGGCTGCAGGGGGCCACGACCAGTAAGGCTGGATTTGGCCGAACATGTCCGCCGAAGGACTCTAGAATACGGGTTCTGTCCTGGGAGGTGGTTTGCGGAGGGTGCTATCTTGGAAATAGCTGCCGACACAGACGCAGGCCTTGACGGGTCAGTACGGGGAAGGGGTCGCTTCCGTCGGGCCATTCATTGGGGGCTAGGTTTCGCCAGACTTTGCCTCAAAAGGTCTCTGCGATGTGATCATCCTCTCCGGCAATAGTTGTAGCGACGATTATGGTGTGAGGCAACCGAGATTAGATGAGACGGAAGCATATACAACTTGAGTGACGGTGAGATTCGTATTCACACCGCCATGCCGGGCAACGCATACGGACCTTTACAGAGCCGTGCTCAAGGCACACTTTTGCTTCGGAGGCATTGAATCTCGTGATGTAGATAGGTCGTAACAGCGATGACGGTAAATGACGGGCGCAGGACCCCCAAGACGGCCGTTTGCCTCATGGCCGTGATGTGTGGGAGGTTTCTTCGCCAggcagcaaagcaaaggtGTACATGTATCCTTGGAGGACTAGACATGATCTGTGGTTGGCTCTCTGGAGGAACGACACCTGCATGAGAGAGCTGGTGTCGTGTAGGGTGGTGTGTGTCTCTGTGGCTTGCAGAATATGTGAGGCGTGAGATTTAAGATCTAAGCATGGTGACGAGCTGCGGGGGCGAAAGGTGCCACGAATCTCGGCCCCTTCCGATTACGGTATTCCTTGTCTGGAGGCTCCGACGGGCGCGGCAAGTGTGCCGAGAATGTGATGGGGATGAAGATCGGGgtgaggctgttgatgaattcttgttttgttgttgttggatgGCAGTGGGTGATCTCTGGGCCGTGCTCGTGAGAACTGGGGTCTGTGTGTTAATACTGCAGAGTAAAAAGTGGTAGTACTACAAGCCGTGTACTCTAGCTTAGTTTCAAGAAGATGTAGATGAACAAATATTGCGTCCTTGACATACGAAACTTACTACAATTGCAACAGAGCCTTTGAATTCAACGTACAACAAGCTGGACTGGTTGCCCTGTCTCTGTTGGACAGCCCAAAACGTTCATGTGATGTGAGATATTCCCTCGTAAGTACGGCACCTAGCCGCGCAGTACTTGGCAGTCAACCATGCGTCTCGCTTAACTTGCAGACATAATTCCGCCGTTTCCGTCCATCTGCAGATCTATAAATTCCGCTTTACAGAGTACCTACTCTCGTAAGACGACCTGTCTAGCAGCCCTACCCTCGGCCATGACATGAGGTAATGTCATCGTAGCAAGTTGGGTGAAGTACATGATGTCACAGCCCCGTTTGGCTTCATGTAGATTTACATGTCACATTGAATGAGCTCTGTGAAATTCATGAGCCAAATCTTATATATTTATTGTAAATTTAGTCGGTCTTTTGTCTATTGCCTCACGGCTTGCGTTGCAAATTGTGGAAGCGCATCATCACATATGTAGCGAGTGACTCCAGTTCCGTAAAAGTACGTTACCACAGCATATTCAATTAGAACTCAGACTGCCTACAAAAGACCATTCGTTATAAGATACTCTTGGTTTACTATTCCACACTGCAAACAAGATCTCAGGTGGATCATTACATACAACTCAGCTTCTTTCCATGCAAGTCAACTGTCTTAAACTCCACTTAGTTTGAAGTCCATGTCACAAATCCCAACAGTGGTTGTCAGTTCCTACTTCTTGtcttttctccttctttctcttttgTTCCGAAAGTTAAAAACTTCCAAGCTATCGACCGACTAGTGTACCAAAGAATGGAAAGCGTTGAGACCGCAGCCCCGTCGTCGGGTCAGCCATGATGATTATCTAGCCGTTTCGCAGTTGCGCAAGCTCACATCTGAACTTTGGCGTGGCTCTGAAGTGCCTTATGGCATCTTCTGGTTTCATCAGTCGGCACTCAAGTTTATGGAGGGAGCCAAATTGTCACATTTTGCCAACAGCAGGCTCCAACCCCTTGGTCATACGGCGCAGGAACTTGCTCTGTAAACGCGCTTTTATCGTGAAGCatttttcttgtctttgcaATAAATATAAAAGAACTCTGTTATACGCACGTGTTGAATTACAATTCATGTGTTGTAGAGGGTTGGGTTTACAAGAACTTAGTATGCAACCGCGCATCTTGAACTGAAATAGCCATATTCTCATCAGAGGTTTCATCCAGCTCAACAAACGGATACCCTCGGATCTCACAGTATTAATTGGCTTGCCGCCGTTATGTCTGTCAGAAGTTCCCGTGTCAGCTCCTCTCGATGTGTCATCTCAGGTTATACGTGCGGATTTTCAAGTTGCCATGAAACTCTAAGTAGCTAATAACCTTCTGATGTAACTGCCCAAACATTTATACCTCTCGTTCATGTGGGCTATACTCAACGTGTAAAAGGAAGGTCTATTTTGCGATCAGCTGAAAGCTCAGTGAAATGATGAGATATCAGCCACCTGTGAACCGCGTTCATTGAGTAGACCCCAGCTGGTTGTTTAGTAGTTTTCAAGCAAATTTCACGTTACATCAATCAGTCTCTCAATACAGCTAAGTCGCAATGAAGAAGTTAGATGAGCGAATAAGTGGGTTCAAGGTCTCATTGACTACTTCAAGTCTTGAGGGTCATCGCATATCGGACATGTGGTCAGAAGATGCCCCGTGAAGCAGTGGTGCTAGACCAAGCAGCGCGGGTTAGGTGCAGCTGGACTTGCGTAAGAATTAATCCTCGGAGGATCCCATTACAAAAATGATAAAACCTGGGTCGCTGCATGCCATGCTCAGACGGCCATTGATGCATGCCTTGAAGTACGCGCCACTTGGAAATACCAGCGCCTTACCGCCCGGCAGAATCTTCACCGCCCGGTAAAAAAGTTACAGCCCAGAAATTTCAATGCCTTCAACTTACCTGCCCCTCCGAGATTGGCTGCATCCGCCAGATCAATTCACAGCCTTCACCATGAAGAACCAAAAGAAGGGCAGcggctcttcttcaagtcgcATCACCGATGCGCGATTCGCCAGCTTTGAGACCGATCCCCGGTTTCGCCTCCCCTCCAAGAAGCGCACCAAGACTACCTTGGACAAGCGATTTGCTGGCATGCTCGATGATGAAGACTTTACAGCCACAGCTAAAGTAGATCGCTACGGACGCAAGATCAAATCCGATTCAAAAAAGAAGGCCCTCCAACGGTTGTATCAaccagaagaagacgaagacgaagatcCGAGCAAGTCAGAGGAGGACGAGAAATcggaagttgatgatgacgaagttGTGCAACGGGAGCTTCGAGCCGccgaagagaaagagaaagaaaagcCGAAGGACTACGATCCGGCCCGACATGGAGGCTTTGCTTCCTCAGAATCCGACTCTGATTCCGACGAGGACtcggatgaggaggaggaagagggcgGTGTTGGTCTAGCTACAGAAGGGGAGATGCAGAAATTTCAGGACGAGCAGGTCGATGTCGAGACGGGCGAAGTTACAAATCGCATTGCTATTGTCAATTTGGACTGGGaccatgtcaagtccacaGATCTTATGGCCTTGTTCGCCAGTTTCCTACCTGAGAGTGAGGACGGTCGCATCCTCAAGATATCCGTCTACCCTAGTGAATTTGGCAAAGGAAGGATGCAACAAGAGGAAGTTGAGGGCCCTCCGAAGGCTCTCTTCAAGAACGATGGAAAGGACTCCGACGACAGCAGCGACGACGGAAGCGACAGCGAAGATGAAAAGATCAAAAAGGAGCTAATGCAGGAAGGTGACGACCAAGATTTTGATAGCGATGCACTTCGAGCATACCAATTAGACCGATTGAGGTACTACTACGCTGTCATGGTCTGTTCAAGTCCCAAAGCGGCACAAACGATTTACGAAGCTACGGACGGGACGGAATACCAATCGTCTTCCAATGTCATTGACTTGCGATTTATTCCCGACGATGTTACCTTTGACGACGAGCCCCGGGATGAGTGCGACAAGATTCCCGATACGTATAAACCGGTCGAGTTTGTGACCAATGCTCTGCAAAGCtccaaagtcaagttgacGTGGGACATGCACCCTGAGGAGGCATCTCGTAAGGAATCAATCAACAGAGCATTCACTGGCAGCCGGGCAAATCTCGAAGAAAACGATCTCCGAGCCTACCTCGCGAGCGACAGCGAAGATGACGGAAATGATGTAGAAGAGGTCAACGCagaggccgaggaagatgctgcGGACGAGCCCAAGCTATCCAAGAAAGAGCTAGCCCGCAGGAAGATGCGAGAAGCGCTGGGTCTAGCGGAAGAGGCAGCGCCCAAGAAATCAAAGGACGGCCCCGTAGGCGACATGCAAATTACATTTACATCAGCTCTATCCAACTCCAAGGCGAAGGATGCCGATCAAGAAGAAACGACAATCGAGAAGTACAAGcggaaagagaaggaacGAAAAGATAAGAAGCGACAGGCAGCCAAAGCTAAGCGTGCCGGCATTTCAGGCGAAGATGCGGatcaaggagaagacgacCTTCCCAATCCCGCCGCCGATGATGACCTTGGTTTTGATGACCCCTTCTTCACCACTGAAGACACGGCCGCGCCGTCCAAAACCTCTATCCGCAAAGAAGAGCGACTCAAGAAGCGTCAAGCTcgggaagaagaagaagcagaatcAGCCGCCGCGAAGGCACACCTCACCAAGGTCATGGCAGAAGATTCTCTCGATAATCAAGTGGATCACCTGGATCATTTCGACATGAATGAGATTATGCGCGccgagaagaaaaagagcaagaaaggcaagaaggGTAAAAAGGGTGCTGGGGATATTGAAGATAGAGGCGGATTACAGGAAGATTTTAGCATGGACCTTGAGGATGAGCGATTCAAGGCCGTCTTTGACAGTCATGAGTTTGCGATTGATCCTTCTAATCCCAAGTTTAAGGCCACAAGCGGtatgaagaagttgttggaggaagggaggaagaagagacgGGGaggtgatggcgatgacgagcCGAGGCGGAAGAAGATTAAGAAGGGGAGGAGGTGATACTTGAGAATAGCTTTGTTGTATATACCATGATGAAAATAATGTCAATTCTTGGTGTTTGAAATTCATTTTCTGTTCTTACGAGGAGTGTGGACTGATGATGCCGTCTGTTTGGTACATCTAACCAAAGGTACAAACCGGCTCGGGAGAAGAAGATCGGGTTCCGTTTGGCAGTTTGTGTGTAGCGTGTTGGTCTCT
It contains:
- a CDS encoding pre-rRNA processing protein Esf1 (similar to Cordyceps militaris CM01 XP_006674527.1); the encoded protein is MKNQKKGSGSSSSRITDARFASFETDPRFRLPSKKRTKTTLDKRFAGMLDDEDFTATAKVDRYGRKIKSDSKKKALQRLYQPEEDEDEDPSKSEEDEKSEVDDDEVVQRELRAAEEKEKEKPKDYDPARHGGFASSESDSDSDEDSDEEEEEGGVGLATEGEMQKFQDEQVDVETGEVTNRIAIVNLDWDHVKSTDLMALFASFLPESEDGRILKISVYPSEFGKGRMQQEEVEGPPKALFKNDGKDSDDSSDDGSDSEDEKIKKELMQEGDDQDFDSDALRAYQLDRLRYYYAVMVCSSPKAAQTIYEATDGTEYQSSSNVIDLRFIPDDVTFDDEPRDECDKIPDTYKPVEFVTNALQSSKVKLTWDMHPEEASRKESINRAFTGSRANLEENDLRAYLASDSEDDGNDVEEVNAEAEEDAADEPKLSKKELARRKMREALGLAEEAAPKKSKDGPVGDMQITFTSALSNSKAKDADQEETTIEKYKRKEKERKDKKRQAAKAKRAGISGEDADQGEDDLPNPAADDDLGFDDPFFTTEDTAAPSKTSIRKEERLKKRQAREEEEAESAAAKAHLTKVMAEDSLDNQVDHLDHFDMNEIMRAEKKKSKKGKKGKKGAGDIEDRGGLQEDFSMDLEDERFKAVFDSHEFAIDPSNPKFKATSGMKKLLEEGRKKRRGGDGDDEPRRKKIKKGRR